One genomic window of Sphingobacterium oryzagri includes the following:
- a CDS encoding M57 family metalloprotease, which translates to MKKIIIYVLGIILVSCQKNEIVEGANELEHIEKLKALGFDLSQGFYETKGGYIVENDIFFSSSDIEYHYAESKNPKEASDGRFVLKNSNSLSGSSRVRDLYSQYRTTNIVGVLYTNNTVRDIKIYIDPALGNKLRVAVDSAINRFNSLGLSLIFSRTLYTWDDNIEIIRSPEPNPPYLMAAGTPMNGSPYPTIFVNTNYYNDNTTRQDIISTLAHEIGHCIGLRHTDYMDRTFSCNIELGVAPNEGAGSNGAIHIPGTVTSPERHSFMLACSNGLDRPFTANDIIALQTIYPIEDRFYVSMRRTVVEDRSYYNQCCDYMDTDYNYTAYFFRDREMQIPYYAEYPFVLRGGRSYNRNFQANINIDISVGQQSYNFGTFREYEEYEWGTLVNQDVTEVTIYQDYTNYLVR; encoded by the coding sequence ATGAAAAAAATAATCATTTACGTACTGGGGATTATTCTTGTATCCTGTCAAAAAAATGAAATTGTGGAAGGCGCAAATGAATTGGAGCACATCGAGAAATTGAAAGCACTTGGTTTCGATCTCAGTCAAGGTTTTTACGAAACAAAAGGTGGCTACATTGTAGAGAATGATATTTTTTTCTCGTCTTCGGATATAGAATACCATTATGCTGAAAGTAAAAATCCGAAGGAAGCTAGTGATGGACGGTTCGTTCTAAAAAATAGCAATTCTTTAAGCGGATCAAGTAGAGTAAGAGATCTTTATTCGCAATATCGAACAACGAATATTGTCGGTGTACTCTATACGAATAATACTGTAAGAGATATCAAAATATACATTGATCCTGCGTTAGGAAATAAACTGCGAGTCGCTGTCGATAGCGCCATCAATCGATTTAACTCCCTTGGTTTGTCGCTTATATTTTCCAGGACATTGTACACTTGGGACGATAATATTGAAATAATAAGATCCCCCGAACCTAACCCACCTTATTTAATGGCTGCTGGAACACCAATGAATGGCAGCCCTTATCCCACTATTTTTGTGAATACTAACTACTATAACGATAATACCACCCGACAAGACATTATTAGTACGTTGGCGCACGAGATTGGTCATTGTATAGGTTTGAGACATACGGATTATATGGATAGAACCTTCAGTTGTAACATAGAGCTTGGTGTAGCACCGAATGAGGGAGCAGGAAGTAACGGCGCTATTCATATTCCTGGAACGGTTACATCGCCAGAAAGGCACTCCTTTATGCTTGCCTGTTCTAACGGATTAGATAGACCTTTTACGGCAAACGATATTATAGCTTTACAGACAATTTACCCAATAGAAGATAGATTTTACGTTTCCATGCGACGCACGGTTGTGGAAGATCGCTCATATTATAACCAGTGTTGTGATTACATGGACACTGATTATAACTATACGGCATATTTTTTTAGAGATAGAGAGATGCAAATACCGTATTATGCTGAATATCCTTTCGTTTTACGTGGAGGACGGAGTTACAACAGAAATTTTCAAGCTAATATTAATATAGACATCTCAGTTGGCCAACAATCTTATAATTTTGGAACATTTAGGGAGTATGAAGAGTATGAGTGGGGTACGTTGGTTAATCAAGACGTTACGGAGGTAACCATTTACCAAGATTATACAAACTATCTTGTGAGATAG
- a CDS encoding TonB-dependent receptor yields the protein MKKSLLFFALVLASYGTIQAQVTTSSMSGVVTESSGHATAGATIKATHLPSGTSYSGSANVAGRFNLANMRVGGPYRVEVTYVGQSPVIYEDVYLQLGQPFVLNPVFGDMGTALEEVTVTGTKSSNVNKTGASTNVGLKQIQELPQTSRSITEFTRLTPQANGNSFAGRDARYNNLQIDGANFNNGFGLSSNALPGGNAQPISLDAIEEISVNIAPFDVTQSGFTGAGINAVTKSGTNQFHGSVYGYYNNENLTGVKINKRNIQFLDGTKKNYGFSLGGPIIKDKLFFFVSAEREAATGANASGANLWRSSENGVAIPSQNITRVETADLIAVRDHLINQFGYDPGRYEGYADEAEQFGNKFLARIDWNISDKHKAAFRYNVLRGESMQVANGSSGPNPRSNFNRVSENSITFENGNYAFQNTVSSFTAELNSNFNAQLSNKFLFTYSKIQDTRTTPNRNRLFPFVDIWDGNVGSNGAVGTANYMSFGTELFSYLNDVVNDNFSFTNNLTFNTGKHSFTGGAAFEVQKFGNSYTRSGTGYYRYASVEDFLTTGTPQEVAPIMYSITYPYEGQDTYSRINFGLASLYAQDRVTLTDRFNFTVGLRAELPIYMNKLTPNPSIDALELLDVNGNPRTYSSGSWPKSRIMLSPRLGFNYDVFGDRSLTVRGGTGIFTGRVPFVWLTNMPTNAGVLQNTVEPGNYQQVAPWIGNVRFHPEDIYYHVNNVPAGAENVFIKTPREGAPSSFALVDDNFKMPSVWRTSIGADYRIPNTLVTLTTDILYTKDINAVFQYGANRKPSEQTLNYAGDNREYYPNAASYQFNPAIGANNATVLTNTNSKGHAFSATVGASIAPWHGLSGSLFYTYSEAKEVSANAGSSANSAWGGSPVISSPNEDMLRISNFALPHRVVANLSYTIQNTTLGIYYNGSHQGRYSYYYSNDLNGDGQAMDLLYLPNSANDLTFQEYTVSYRTPSNVDRTKTITVAEQREAFEKFIADNDLESYRGSYLPRNEFLMPWLNRVDIRWTQNLFNNIALRNDKLQLTVDIVNLGNLINSEWGIQTDILAAGRNVLTNRGVTNGVPTFRMLYTQDPAVQENAPQLVTTPFRPASTTGTTWSAMVGLRYAF from the coding sequence ATGAAAAAATCTCTACTTTTCTTTGCTTTAGTCCTCGCTAGCTACGGGACTATTCAGGCACAAGTTACCACAAGTAGTATGTCAGGGGTGGTTACGGAATCCTCAGGACACGCTACAGCTGGAGCAACTATCAAAGCGACTCACTTACCTTCAGGAACCAGCTATTCGGGTTCAGCGAATGTAGCGGGTCGTTTTAATTTAGCGAACATGCGCGTAGGTGGTCCATACCGTGTAGAAGTTACCTACGTTGGGCAGAGTCCGGTAATTTACGAAGATGTTTACTTGCAATTGGGTCAACCATTTGTTTTAAACCCTGTTTTCGGAGATATGGGAACGGCATTGGAAGAGGTTACTGTAACAGGCACGAAAAGCAGCAATGTTAATAAAACGGGCGCGTCGACGAATGTTGGATTAAAGCAAATTCAAGAACTACCACAAACAAGCAGAAGTATTACAGAGTTTACGCGTTTAACACCGCAAGCAAATGGAAACTCTTTTGCTGGTCGTGATGCGCGTTATAACAATTTACAGATTGACGGCGCAAATTTTAATAATGGCTTTGGCTTGAGCAGTAATGCCCTACCTGGGGGTAACGCACAGCCTATATCGCTGGATGCGATCGAGGAAATTTCTGTGAATATCGCACCGTTTGATGTTACTCAATCAGGATTTACTGGTGCAGGTATAAATGCCGTAACCAAGTCTGGTACAAACCAGTTTCATGGTTCCGTGTACGGATATTATAATAATGAGAACCTAACGGGTGTAAAAATTAACAAGAGAAATATCCAGTTTTTGGATGGAACGAAAAAGAATTACGGTTTTAGCTTGGGCGGCCCCATTATAAAAGATAAATTGTTCTTTTTCGTAAGCGCGGAGCGTGAAGCAGCCACTGGAGCAAATGCTTCAGGTGCAAATTTATGGAGATCTTCTGAAAATGGTGTTGCTATTCCTTCACAGAATATTACACGTGTAGAGACTGCAGATCTTATTGCGGTGAGAGACCACTTGATCAACCAATTCGGATATGATCCAGGTCGCTACGAGGGGTACGCTGATGAAGCGGAGCAATTTGGAAACAAATTTTTAGCGCGTATCGACTGGAATATAAGCGATAAACACAAGGCAGCTTTCCGCTATAACGTGTTGCGTGGCGAGTCTATGCAAGTAGCCAACGGAAGTTCAGGACCGAATCCACGCTCTAACTTTAACCGCGTGAGTGAAAACTCGATTACTTTTGAAAATGGTAATTATGCTTTCCAGAATACCGTTAGCTCTTTCACTGCTGAACTAAACTCTAACTTTAATGCGCAGTTGTCAAATAAGTTCTTATTCACATACTCTAAGATTCAAGATACGAGGACAACGCCAAATAGAAACAGATTGTTCCCGTTTGTTGATATTTGGGATGGGAATGTAGGCAGTAATGGGGCTGTTGGAACAGCTAATTATATGAGTTTTGGTACAGAGCTTTTCTCTTACTTAAATGATGTGGTAAATGATAATTTTTCATTCACCAACAATTTAACTTTCAATACTGGTAAACATAGTTTTACTGGTGGTGCAGCTTTTGAAGTTCAAAAATTCGGAAACTCTTATACAAGAAGTGGTACTGGATATTACCGTTACGCTTCTGTGGAAGATTTCTTGACAACAGGTACACCGCAAGAAGTTGCTCCAATTATGTACAGTATCACATATCCTTACGAAGGACAAGATACTTACTCACGTATTAACTTTGGTTTAGCATCATTGTACGCGCAAGACCGCGTTACATTAACTGATCGTTTCAACTTTACAGTTGGTTTGCGAGCAGAATTGCCTATTTATATGAATAAATTAACGCCTAACCCGTCAATCGACGCGTTGGAGCTGTTAGATGTAAATGGTAATCCGCGTACATACTCTTCCGGTTCATGGCCGAAATCACGTATTATGCTATCTCCACGTTTAGGATTTAATTATGACGTATTTGGCGACCGTTCATTGACTGTACGTGGTGGTACCGGTATATTTACTGGCCGCGTTCCGTTTGTGTGGTTGACAAATATGCCTACCAATGCTGGCGTTTTACAAAATACAGTCGAGCCAGGAAATTATCAGCAAGTTGCGCCTTGGATTGGTAACGTGCGTTTTCATCCTGAAGACATTTATTATCACGTAAACAATGTTCCGGCTGGTGCAGAAAATGTATTTATTAAGACACCTAGAGAAGGAGCTCCATCATCTTTTGCATTAGTAGATGATAACTTTAAAATGCCATCTGTGTGGAGAACAAGTATTGGTGCAGATTACCGCATTCCAAATACGCTCGTTACCTTGACTACGGATATCCTGTACACCAAAGATATAAATGCAGTCTTCCAATACGGAGCAAACAGAAAACCATCCGAGCAAACGCTTAACTATGCTGGTGATAATCGTGAATATTATCCAAATGCTGCTTCGTATCAGTTCAATCCGGCAATTGGAGCAAACAATGCCACTGTTTTAACAAATACTAATTCCAAAGGTCATGCTTTCTCTGCAACCGTTGGGGCATCGATAGCACCTTGGCATGGCTTATCTGGATCATTGTTTTACACCTATTCCGAAGCGAAAGAAGTTTCTGCGAATGCAGGTTCTAGCGCCAATTCTGCATGGGGAGGATCTCCAGTAATTAGCTCTCCGAACGAAGATATGTTAAGAATATCAAACTTCGCATTGCCTCATCGTGTTGTTGCCAATTTAAGCTACACAATACAAAATACAACATTGGGTATTTACTATAATGGTTCACATCAAGGTCGATATTCTTATTACTACTCAAATGACTTAAACGGTGATGGTCAAGCAATGGATCTACTTTATTTGCCAAACAGCGCTAATGATTTAACGTTCCAAGAGTATACAGTGTCTTACAGAACACCTAGCAACGTCGATAGAACGAAAACAATTACTGTCGCTGAACAACGCGAAGCCTTTGAAAAATTTATTGCAGATAACGATTTAGAATCCTACAGAGGTAGTTACTTGCCAAGAAATGAATTCTTAATGCCTTGGTTGAACAGAGTTGATATTAGATGGACACAGAATCTGTTTAATAATATCGCACTTAGAAATGATAAACTTCAACTTACGGTAGATATCGTTAACCTAGGAAACTTGATCAACTCTGAGTGGGGCATCCAAACAGATATCTTAGCTGCTGGAAGAAATGTTCTTACAAATAGAGGTGTTACCAACGGGGTGCCTACCTTTAGAATGTTGTATACACAAGATCCTGCTGTACAAGAAAATGCGCCGCAATTGGTTACGACTCCATTCCGTCCAGCCAGTACTACTGGAACAACCTGGAGCGCAATGGTCGGTTTACGTTACGCTTTTTAA
- a CDS encoding MgtC/SapB family protein — protein sequence MMREWLADPRLQAVLMSILCGAIVGFEREYKNKSAGFRTVILICFGSTVFTLLSRMGNISDDRIAANIVTGIGFLGAGVIYQGKFSVQGLTTAAVIWSMAGIGMMVGFEQYLFGLQLTVLMVVILSLFQRIEHMLANVYFMRTIHVTFQDIQVSHLGEFESFLREHHVRPLRKGLEKKGQHLTVVYEITGNRKNIRRTNEAIISLDYVYAFNNM from the coding sequence ATGATGAGAGAATGGTTAGCCGACCCGCGCTTGCAAGCGGTTTTGATGTCGATATTGTGTGGCGCCATTGTTGGCTTCGAGCGCGAATACAAAAATAAATCTGCGGGCTTCCGCACCGTGATACTGATCTGTTTTGGCTCAACGGTATTCACGTTATTATCCCGTATGGGAAATATTTCAGATGATCGAATAGCGGCAAATATTGTAACAGGTATCGGCTTTTTGGGCGCTGGCGTAATCTACCAGGGTAAATTTTCGGTGCAGGGGTTGACTACGGCAGCCGTGATCTGGTCAATGGCTGGTATCGGTATGATGGTAGGCTTTGAGCAGTATCTCTTCGGCCTACAGCTAACCGTCCTGATGGTTGTTATCCTTTCGTTATTCCAGCGCATCGAGCATATGCTGGCCAACGTATATTTTATGCGCACGATACATGTCACCTTTCAGGACATTCAAGTATCACATTTGGGCGAATTTGAAAGTTTTCTGCGAGAGCACCATGTGCGCCCATTGCGTAAAGGATTAGAAAAAAAAGGACAACACCTGACAGTCGTTTACGAGATAACCGGCAACCGCAAAAACATTCGCCGCACAAACGAGGCGATTATTTCGCTTGATTATGTATATGCATTTAATAACATGTAG
- a CDS encoding endonuclease MutS2, translating into MIFPKNAIDKLGFLEIKSLIKEKCLSEPGREMVEKIQPQVKLDQIDKFLRQTQEFKDLLMNDAPLPVDHLYPIKPLAEKARVEGSFLGEEEFYRVLLSLRTVYAVIRYFNEREGLYVNLALLFEHLPIETKIVRQIESVIDDRGKMKDNASRLLLDITQQILKSEQEARKRIDQVFKLAQNNGWTADGNLTIRDGRLCMPILAENKRKVKGLIHDESATGQTAYIEPEEVFHLNNKVRDLEFERRREVIRILTELTSELRPHVPLLLAYHGLLSKLDFVRAKALFAIDIEAEMPELSKEAEVNLVNARHPLLLINAKREQQMTVVPLHIRIDEVDRVILVSGPNAGGKSVCMKTVGLLQLMVQAGLLIPADATSKLGVFKQIFADIGDDQSIESDLSTYSAHLSKMKHFSEFANARTLVLIDEFGTGTDPLFGGPIAEAVLEALHKKGVRGVITTHYSNLKVFASNTPGLENASMLFDNVAMRPLYILQVGKPGSSYAFEIAQKIGLHRDILEAAKQKIGTQQKKVDTLLVDLERDKKQVHDTKVAITKRERELETLKNEYQQLNSHLEENKRNLMREAKEQAKQILKDANKLVENTIAEIKSTQADKEKTRELRRELHAAVDKNSEKRTLPNTAAAKQTAEVDEVIAVGDWVKILDADTEAQVLEVAKGNNLILALGDLRTVVKKSKVIKLRGKERSKVVKKHRSMSTESVADFQPEVDVRGMRTEDALRQLETVLDRAVMIGYPTLKILHGKGDGILRKFVRDYLRKYNHVSHFEDEHADRGGDGITYAYIS; encoded by the coding sequence ATGATTTTTCCTAAAAATGCCATAGATAAATTAGGCTTTCTCGAAATTAAAAGCTTGATTAAAGAAAAGTGTTTGAGCGAACCCGGGCGGGAGATGGTAGAAAAAATTCAACCGCAGGTAAAGCTTGATCAGATTGATAAATTTTTACGTCAAACCCAGGAGTTTAAAGATTTGTTGATGAATGACGCGCCATTGCCGGTCGATCATTTGTATCCGATTAAACCACTGGCCGAAAAGGCTCGTGTGGAAGGTTCTTTTCTCGGGGAAGAAGAGTTTTATCGCGTTTTATTATCCTTACGCACGGTGTATGCGGTGATCCGTTATTTTAATGAGCGGGAAGGGCTATATGTTAATCTCGCGCTGCTGTTTGAGCACTTACCGATAGAAACGAAGATTGTTAGGCAGATCGAGTCGGTGATTGATGATCGCGGGAAAATGAAAGATAATGCATCGCGCTTGTTGTTGGATATTACGCAACAGATTTTGAAAAGTGAACAAGAAGCACGCAAGCGCATTGATCAGGTTTTCAAGCTGGCGCAAAATAATGGCTGGACGGCGGACGGCAATTTAACCATTCGCGATGGACGGTTGTGTATGCCAATTTTGGCGGAGAATAAGCGTAAAGTTAAAGGTCTTATTCACGACGAGTCGGCTACCGGGCAAACTGCTTATATTGAGCCAGAAGAGGTGTTTCACCTGAATAATAAGGTGAGAGATTTGGAATTTGAGCGGCGGCGCGAAGTGATCCGCATCCTGACCGAATTGACCAGCGAACTGCGGCCACATGTGCCCTTGTTACTTGCTTATCACGGCTTATTGAGCAAGTTGGATTTCGTACGTGCCAAAGCTTTGTTTGCGATTGATATTGAGGCGGAGATGCCCGAGCTGTCAAAAGAAGCGGAAGTGAATTTAGTTAATGCCAGGCATCCGCTCTTGCTGATCAATGCAAAGCGCGAACAGCAGATGACGGTCGTTCCGCTGCATATCAGAATCGATGAGGTAGATCGCGTGATTTTGGTTTCCGGACCTAACGCGGGCGGTAAATCGGTCTGTATGAAGACGGTAGGCTTGCTGCAATTGATGGTGCAGGCTGGTTTACTGATTCCGGCCGATGCGACTTCAAAATTGGGTGTTTTTAAACAGATCTTTGCAGATATTGGTGATGATCAGTCGATCGAAAGCGACTTAAGTACCTATAGTGCGCATCTCTCCAAGATGAAACATTTTTCTGAGTTTGCCAATGCACGTACGCTGGTGCTTATTGACGAGTTTGGTACGGGCACCGATCCGTTGTTTGGCGGACCGATAGCCGAAGCGGTGTTGGAAGCGCTCCATAAAAAAGGCGTTCGAGGTGTGATTACGACGCACTATTCGAACCTTAAAGTGTTTGCTAGCAATACACCCGGACTGGAAAACGCGTCGATGCTGTTTGATAACGTAGCTATGCGCCCCTTGTATATCTTACAAGTTGGTAAACCCGGCAGTTCCTACGCATTTGAAATTGCACAGAAAATTGGTTTGCATCGCGATATTCTGGAAGCTGCCAAGCAAAAGATTGGTACGCAGCAGAAAAAGGTGGATACGCTTTTGGTTGATCTGGAACGTGATAAAAAACAGGTGCATGACACGAAAGTAGCCATTACCAAACGAGAGCGCGAGCTGGAAACATTGAAAAATGAATACCAGCAGCTCAATAGCCATCTTGAAGAAAACAAACGCAACCTGATGCGCGAGGCAAAAGAGCAGGCCAAGCAAATTTTGAAGGATGCTAATAAACTCGTCGAGAATACTATTGCGGAAATCAAGTCGACGCAGGCGGATAAGGAGAAAACGCGGGAATTGCGTCGGGAATTGCATGCCGCGGTTGATAAAAATAGCGAAAAGAGAACCTTACCGAATACGGCGGCAGCTAAGCAAACAGCCGAAGTAGATGAAGTGATCGCGGTTGGTGATTGGGTTAAAATTTTGGATGCCGATACGGAAGCACAAGTGCTGGAAGTGGCCAAAGGCAATAATCTGATTTTAGCTTTAGGCGATCTGCGCACCGTAGTGAAAAAGAGTAAAGTGATCAAGCTACGTGGAAAAGAACGCTCAAAAGTGGTGAAAAAGCACCGCAGTATGTCTACCGAGTCGGTTGCAGATTTTCAACCCGAGGTGGATGTGCGCGGTATGCGTACCGAGGATGCTTTGCGACAGCTGGAGACGGTGTTAGATCGCGCGGTAATGATTGGTTATCCGACATTGAAAATTTTGCACGGAAAAGGAGATGGCATCTTGCGCAAATTTGTACGCGATTATTTGCGTAAATACAACCATGTTTCGCATTTTGAAGACGAGCATGCTGATCGTGGTGGCGATGGCATTACCTATGCTTATATAAGCTAA
- a CDS encoding DUF4296 domain-containing protein, producing MQRLLLIILSSFFLLISCHKSAPEGILSEKKMVDLMAEVHLMDGYFNTLPIDSSRKLVDGMYSNVFAQYGIDSAGFSRNLSYYLGNPTLSKKIYAQINQKLTGMDRGYRVADSVRNAQVADSIHAVQRYTKLRDEAHELMLNVHLDTIPLDYKMYRTRFMQDAGFSFPIFQGESIPVNGPVPLPTSGVQQPPVMPEGPIEEKQLPTARPIVEGEQLKPVKELQRLP from the coding sequence ATGCAACGCTTATTACTTATTATATTGTCGTCGTTTTTTTTGCTGATTTCTTGCCATAAATCTGCTCCAGAGGGAATTTTATCAGAAAAGAAGATGGTTGATCTGATGGCTGAAGTTCATTTAATGGATGGATATTTCAATACGTTACCTATAGATAGTTCGCGCAAGCTGGTGGATGGTATGTATAGCAATGTTTTTGCGCAATACGGCATCGATTCCGCTGGATTCAGCCGAAATTTAAGCTATTATTTGGGCAATCCGACCTTGTCGAAAAAAATCTACGCGCAAATCAATCAAAAATTGACCGGGATGGATAGAGGCTATCGCGTTGCGGACTCCGTCAGGAATGCGCAGGTGGCTGATAGTATTCACGCTGTACAGCGCTATACTAAACTACGTGATGAAGCACATGAGCTTATGCTGAACGTGCATTTGGATACCATTCCGTTGGATTACAAGATGTACAGAACTCGTTTTATGCAGGACGCGGGCTTTTCTTTTCCTATTTTTCAAGGCGAATCAATACCCGTAAACGGCCCTGTACCTCTGCCAACTTCAGGTGTACAACAGCCGCCGGTAATGCCTGAGGGGCCGATAGAAGAGAAGCAGTTACCGACGGCGAGACCGATAGTAGAAGGAGAGCAATTAAAGCCTGTAAAAGAGCTACAAAGGCTCCCGTAA
- a CDS encoding YggS family pyridoxal phosphate-dependent enzyme, whose protein sequence is MSIATNIESLQIDLKPIGVTLVAVSKTKPQTAIMEAYEAGQRIFGENMVQELVEKQEALPKDIEWHLIGHLQTNKVKYIAPFIQLIESVDSIKLLKEIDKHAAKHDRVIDCLLQVYIADEDSKFGLDHAELVELLRDPEFASLQHVRIRGLMGIATNTENEKVIKAEFYELKMLFDGIKASFFRQQDSFDTLSMGMSSDYQLAIEHGSTMVRLGSTIFGKRVIKHVKNKDAEN, encoded by the coding sequence ATGAGCATTGCAACAAATATTGAAAGCCTACAGATCGATCTTAAACCTATTGGTGTTACGTTAGTTGCCGTATCGAAAACCAAGCCGCAAACTGCAATTATGGAAGCATACGAGGCGGGGCAACGTATCTTCGGCGAAAATATGGTACAAGAACTGGTTGAAAAGCAAGAAGCATTACCAAAAGATATTGAATGGCACCTGATTGGTCATTTGCAAACAAATAAGGTAAAATATATTGCGCCTTTTATTCAACTGATCGAATCGGTGGATTCCATAAAACTATTAAAAGAAATTGATAAGCATGCCGCGAAACACGACCGCGTGATCGATTGCCTGCTGCAAGTCTATATCGCGGATGAAGATTCGAAGTTTGGCCTCGACCATGCCGAGCTCGTGGAGCTACTACGCGACCCCGAATTTGCCAGCTTGCAACATGTGCGTATCCGCGGACTTATGGGCATTGCTACCAATACCGAGAATGAAAAAGTGATCAAAGCGGAATTTTATGAACTAAAAATGCTTTTTGACGGTATAAAAGCGAGCTTTTTCCGTCAGCAAGATAGTTTTGATACGCTTTCTATGGGCATGTCTTCCGATTATCAGCTGGCGATTGAACACGGCAGCACGATGGTGCGACTAGGCAGTACGATTTTCGGAAAGCGCGTGATTAAACATGTTAAAAACAAGGATGCTGAAAATTAG
- a CDS encoding GNAT family N-acetyltransferase, whose product MLKIRKAQQEDCPALLQLIHQLAAYEKEPDAVTVSMKEFVDSGFGAQPVWGAFVAERDNKIVGMALYYIRYSTWKGRRLYLEDLIVTASERGAGIGKMLLDKTIDFAKAEGYSGMMWQVLDWNEPAINFYKKYKADFDSEWVNVSLNFRD is encoded by the coding sequence ATGCTGAAAATTAGAAAAGCGCAGCAGGAAGATTGCCCTGCACTCCTTCAACTTATACACCAGCTCGCCGCGTATGAAAAGGAGCCGGATGCCGTAACGGTTTCCATGAAAGAGTTTGTCGACAGCGGTTTTGGGGCACAGCCGGTTTGGGGAGCCTTTGTAGCCGAGCGTGACAATAAAATTGTCGGCATGGCGCTCTACTACATCCGCTACTCCACCTGGAAAGGTCGGCGGTTGTATCTCGAAGACCTTATTGTGACAGCGTCTGAGCGTGGCGCCGGTATAGGCAAGATGCTTTTGGATAAAACGATCGACTTTGCCAAAGCCGAGGGCTACAGCGGAATGATGTGGCAAGTGCTGGATTGGAATGAGCCAGCGATAAATTTTTATAAGAAGTATAAAGCAGATTTTGACAGCGAATGGGTGAATGTTTCTTTAAATTTTCGAGACTGA
- a CDS encoding DUF3298 and DUF4163 domain-containing protein: MAAIVFGATLLCGSCVSERKTENTSHSASGQVAADTVQYQVAQYKDFSPYLSGTEEAVDSTIFSARYPIFAEEINNLVKNAIFVDGEQHVEQVSESFLAGFNEYAEEQIDGGNASINAWYKHQNCRVVLNEHGILTLQNAINDYTGGAHGMEVELWFNFDLQEKKLLQLTDIVADNAALLPIAERYFRQHENLADTASYGPSYFFEENNFTLAANFGLTKEGLLFHYNPYEIKSYAEGPTTFVIPYAELKDTLTSKGKKLVSEITAVN; the protein is encoded by the coding sequence ATGGCGGCGATCGTTTTCGGTGCGACTCTGCTATGCGGTAGTTGCGTATCAGAACGCAAAACAGAAAACACGAGTCACAGCGCCAGTGGGCAAGTAGCTGCAGATACCGTGCAGTACCAGGTTGCACAATATAAAGACTTTAGTCCTTACTTATCCGGTACTGAAGAGGCGGTCGACTCGACAATATTTTCGGCCCGGTATCCTATTTTTGCCGAAGAAATCAACAATTTAGTGAAAAATGCCATTTTTGTTGACGGCGAGCAGCATGTTGAGCAAGTCTCAGAAAGCTTTCTCGCTGGTTTTAACGAATATGCCGAAGAACAGATCGACGGAGGAAATGCATCCATCAACGCCTGGTATAAACATCAAAACTGCCGGGTCGTCCTGAATGAACACGGTATTTTGACGTTGCAAAATGCGATCAATGATTACACCGGCGGCGCTCACGGCATGGAAGTCGAGCTTTGGTTTAATTTTGATTTGCAGGAAAAAAAGCTTTTGCAGCTAACGGATATTGTAGCTGACAATGCTGCGTTGTTACCTATTGCCGAGCGTTATTTTAGACAACATGAAAATTTAGCGGATACAGCGAGCTATGGGCCGTCTTATTTTTTTGAGGAGAATAACTTTACTCTGGCTGCAAATTTTGGTCTGACCAAAGAAGGCTTATTGTTTCATTACAATCCTTACGAGATAAAATCGTATGCTGAGGGCCCCACCACGTTCGTAATCCCTTACGCCGAGTTAAAGGATACGTTGACCAGCAAAGGAAAAAAGTTGGTATCGGAGATTACAGCAGTAAACTAA